The Lewinellaceae bacterium genome has a segment encoding these proteins:
- a CDS encoding carboxypeptidase-like regulatory domain-containing protein, translated as MATRLTLFSFFILFTSLLPAQDLFTITGTVIDDDTGLGVPYAHVGIPEKGIGTTTGGNGAFTFKVPDEYQNSQMIVSYIGYKTYSKPIGEIKGSVTVRLQKSTSMLGEVVVMADGGVENIIRKAVNNIKINYPTYGTTYLGFYRESRTDDSLNYIYLAEGVLNIYKRSYKSKKEGYVSLVQGRKINLRNPLDTTVHSGFSSGHMAPHRFDFVQNRTDFIDPRFFKVYNYWIESITTYNDRPVYIIGFDKDENVSGSQGEIEVEDSNGEKGLMKVLRMFQKKKRTIEARMKGRIYIDKESYAFIRAEFEMTPKGLEVYDYYPLYAGSWKGNSYVVNYRQLGDKWYFSDALREGIYGGGGIYSNEIKITEVKTEKSEPIEYLDRIDRGVEFTRMTGEYDENFWKSYNVTPVSEGLAESLQQFKNSRKAEEVFDNEYMASLRQQRDSIQRIKTLETQAELREERDLGFEVGEPGFKKKKRPYDRVKFMMGLGSHFIPTKAQQLGIAYQTDDPDFPQTIISIENNIPKRDFEVIGYWNFDVFVHKNYFIRFGAAFDFYNSIYKDKFLGMGLQMNLSRQRPFYFKAIATYEHLRYARKVGQAQNEYGKFKANGKKFKADDINMYYGSRSHNLGLSAEFSLELNPDRELYVRGTYMLPFYQSQEIWLWERKEIFRKKKQVPLKNEQVLVSQNGLPFSDSLLPDQSFSVTVGILFK; from the coding sequence ATGGCCACAAGGTTAACCCTTTTTTCTTTCTTTATCTTATTTACCTCTCTTTTACCCGCACAGGATTTATTTACGATCACCGGAACAGTTATTGATGATGATACGGGTTTGGGAGTTCCTTATGCGCATGTAGGTATTCCTGAAAAAGGTATTGGTACCACTACCGGAGGTAATGGAGCTTTTACGTTTAAAGTGCCTGATGAATATCAAAATTCTCAGATGATCGTCTCTTATATCGGTTACAAAACCTATAGTAAGCCTATCGGGGAAATCAAAGGATCAGTAACGGTTCGATTGCAAAAGAGCACCAGTATGCTTGGAGAAGTAGTCGTAATGGCAGATGGCGGAGTCGAAAATATTATCCGAAAAGCCGTTAATAATATCAAAATTAATTACCCGACTTACGGCACCACTTACCTTGGTTTTTATCGGGAATCCCGGACGGATGACAGCCTGAATTATATTTACCTGGCAGAAGGCGTCCTCAACATTTATAAAAGAAGTTACAAGAGCAAAAAAGAAGGCTACGTGAGCCTGGTACAGGGGCGTAAGATCAACCTGCGTAATCCACTCGACACTACGGTGCATTCAGGGTTTTCTTCAGGACATATGGCTCCCCACCGTTTTGATTTTGTTCAGAACCGGACAGATTTCATTGATCCCAGGTTCTTTAAGGTTTACAATTACTGGATTGAGAGCATCACCACCTATAATGACCGACCAGTTTACATCATCGGGTTTGATAAAGATGAAAATGTATCGGGTTCGCAAGGGGAAATTGAAGTGGAAGACAGCAATGGTGAAAAGGGCCTGATGAAAGTGCTCCGAATGTTTCAAAAGAAAAAACGAACCATCGAGGCCAGGATGAAGGGCCGCATTTATATAGACAAAGAATCTTATGCTTTTATCCGGGCAGAGTTTGAAATGACCCCGAAAGGCCTCGAAGTGTATGATTATTATCCTTTGTACGCAGGGAGTTGGAAGGGAAACAGCTACGTAGTAAACTACAGACAACTGGGAGATAAGTGGTACTTCAGCGATGCTTTGAGGGAAGGTATTTATGGTGGCGGCGGAATCTATTCCAATGAGATAAAAATAACGGAGGTCAAAACCGAAAAATCAGAACCCATTGAATACCTCGACCGGATAGATCGTGGTGTTGAATTTACCCGGATGACGGGGGAGTATGATGAAAATTTTTGGAAATCCTATAATGTTACTCCTGTAAGTGAGGGCCTTGCAGAAAGTTTGCAGCAATTCAAAAACAGCCGGAAGGCCGAGGAGGTTTTTGATAACGAATATATGGCTTCACTCAGGCAGCAGCGAGATTCCATTCAAAGGATAAAAACACTCGAAACTCAGGCAGAATTAAGGGAGGAGCGTGATTTGGGGTTTGAGGTCGGGGAACCGGGATTTAAAAAGAAAAAACGCCCTTACGATCGGGTTAAATTTATGATGGGGCTGGGCAGCCATTTTATACCAACAAAGGCACAACAACTCGGCATTGCCTATCAGACCGATGATCCTGATTTTCCACAGACCATCATTTCCATCGAAAATAATATTCCGAAGAGAGATTTTGAGGTCATCGGCTATTGGAATTTTGACGTTTTTGTCCATAAAAATTATTTCATTCGTTTTGGTGCGGCTTTTGATTTTTACAACAGTATTTACAAAGATAAATTCCTGGGCATGGGATTACAGATGAACCTTTCCAGACAACGTCCTTTTTATTTTAAGGCAATAGCGACATACGAGCATCTGAGGTATGCACGAAAGGTGGGGCAGGCTCAAAATGAATACGGAAAATTCAAAGCCAACGGTAAAAAATTTAAAGCAGACGACATCAATATGTATTATGGAAGCAGGTCTCACAACCTCGGATTATCGGCTGAATTTTCCCTTGAGCTCAATCCTGACCGTGAGTTGTATGTCCGTGGAACCTATATGCTGCCTTTTTATCAAAGTCAGGAAATATGGCTGTGGGAACGAAAAGAGATTTTCAGAAAGAAAAAGCAGGTGCCGCTTAAAAATGAACAGGTGCTGGTTTCCCAAAACGGGTTGCCGTTTTCTGATAGTCTTTTGCCTGACCAGTCTTTTAGCGTGACAGTGGGGATTTTGTTTAAATAG
- a CDS encoding mechanosensitive ion channel family protein: protein MPKYLPIFLFLIFSLPLMGQDNKNVDTSLENPNNSMYVHLYYLQTDSYKPSLAAKALFPEGDSTTLIKKSIQLKQILDGAGLFVHFNKIPTNPDYIDTLTKRAIFTPFPEEMPEIYLEKTNGRWYYSKETVSNIPRLHKKVFPFGADLLLNSLPKMGQTKILGMALWQYLGLLILMSLGLLSHLLLSRILNPIIRRMSRSKSDSTFIRPKLISRIARLASVLIILRLIKLFLPVLLLPVTAGIFAINVIKIFSTILIVLIAFGVLDIFIAYIRRFTQSTKSKMDEQLVPIIKRSVQAVIVIGGIAQLLQIFDINVTALIAGLSIGGLALALAAQDTVKNLIGSAMIFVDQPFQIGDFVEYGGMTGTILEVGFRSTRIQEADSSIISIPNGAIANAAITNKGVRIFRLFNINIGLTYDTPVTLLKIYIEGLKKIIEIHPKARTSDSFIYLNSLGDSSINIMFRVPLEVTDYGSELQVKEELLFSIIELANEMGVRFAFPSTTLYMEEFPGRDSMAPTYETNHETLKRRFDAFVESKKTTFN, encoded by the coding sequence ATGCCAAAGTATTTGCCGATATTCCTCTTTTTAATTTTTTCATTACCCCTCATGGGTCAGGACAACAAAAATGTTGATACCTCGCTGGAAAACCCCAACAACAGCATGTATGTCCACCTGTATTATCTTCAAACGGATTCGTACAAACCCTCGTTGGCCGCAAAAGCCCTTTTTCCTGAAGGTGATTCGACAACCCTTATTAAAAAATCCATACAGCTCAAGCAAATTTTAGACGGTGCCGGTCTGTTTGTTCATTTCAATAAAATCCCCACCAACCCTGATTATATCGATACCCTGACGAAGCGGGCAATATTTACCCCATTCCCGGAGGAAATGCCCGAAATCTACCTCGAAAAAACGAACGGGAGATGGTATTATTCTAAAGAAACCGTCTCAAACATCCCCAGACTCCACAAAAAAGTTTTCCCTTTCGGAGCGGACCTACTGCTCAATTCTCTTCCAAAAATGGGACAAACAAAAATCCTGGGGATGGCCTTGTGGCAATACCTGGGACTGCTCATTTTGATGTCATTAGGCCTGCTCTCTCATCTTCTATTGAGCAGAATTTTGAATCCCATTATACGAAGAATGAGCCGCTCGAAGTCAGATTCCACGTTCATTCGACCAAAATTGATTTCCAGAATCGCCAGGTTAGCCAGTGTGCTGATCATCCTACGGTTGATCAAATTGTTTTTACCCGTTTTATTGCTGCCGGTGACTGCCGGAATATTTGCCATAAACGTCATAAAAATCTTCAGCACCATCCTGATCGTGTTGATCGCTTTTGGTGTTCTTGATATTTTTATCGCCTATATCCGGAGGTTTACCCAAAGTACCAAAAGCAAAATGGATGAACAACTGGTGCCCATCATAAAACGGTCGGTACAGGCAGTTATCGTCATCGGGGGAATTGCCCAGTTGTTACAGATATTCGATATCAATGTCACCGCCCTGATCGCCGGTTTGTCCATAGGCGGACTGGCCCTGGCCCTGGCGGCGCAGGACACTGTAAAAAACCTGATCGGATCGGCAATGATCTTTGTGGATCAGCCTTTCCAGATCGGGGATTTTGTTGAATATGGAGGGATGACCGGGACGATTCTTGAGGTTGGCTTCCGGTCAACCAGAATTCAGGAGGCAGACTCTTCGATCATCAGCATTCCCAATGGCGCGATTGCCAATGCCGCTATAACCAATAAAGGGGTTCGTATTTTTCGACTTTTCAACATCAACATTGGTCTCACCTATGACACCCCTGTGACCCTCTTGAAAATTTATATCGAAGGGTTGAAAAAGATTATCGAAATCCACCCAAAGGCAAGAACCAGCGACAGTTTCATCTACCTGAACAGTTTGGGCGATTCTTCCATCAACATCATGTTCCGGGTTCCGCTGGAAGTTACAGATTATGGTTCCGAACTCCAGGTTAAGGAAGAATTGCTCTTCTCCATTATAGAATTGGCTAATGAAATGGGCGTACGTTTTGCTTTCCCGTCCACAACACTTTATATGGAAGAATTCCCGGGCAGAGACAGTATGGCACCTACTTATGAAACGAACCATGAAACGCTGAAAAGGCGTTTTGATGCATTTGTGGAGAGCAAAAAAACAACCTTTAATTAA